A genome region from Setaria italica strain Yugu1 chromosome III, Setaria_italica_v2.0, whole genome shotgun sequence includes the following:
- the LOC101785474 gene encoding heat stress transcription factor A-4d encodes MDGSSGGSGGGSGSPPPFLIKTYEMVEDPATNHVVSWGPGGASFVVWNPPDFSRDLLPKYFKHNNFSSFIRQLNTYGFRKIDPERWEFANEDFIRGHTHLLKNIHRRKPVHSHSLQTQVNGPLAESERRELEDEINRLKYEKSLLLADLQRQNQQQYGINWQMQSLEDRLVQMEQRQRNIVASLCDILQRHGVVSGSRMETDRFSKKRRVPKIDFFVDEPAVEEQQVPFLQTLGAETPNMSPIHLLNAEPFEKMELALVSLENFFQRASHGSAEDMCSGGAELSPALTEMNSAPMDTNINQQLSAGLNPFSSTAGHTHSPSPLAESLSYAQSPMLALSDLHEDAHRTAEVDMNSETTTGDTSQETTSETGGSHMPAKVNDVFWERFLTGEAESGRQHADDKGEAIEAKDDMKIAIDCSSLNHQNNVDQITEQMGHLDSAENGPDSTRND; translated from the exons ATGGACGGTTCCAGCggaggctccggcggcggctccggctcgccgccgccgttcctgATCAAGACCTACGAGATGGTGGAGGACCCGGCAACCAACCACGTCGTGTCGTGGGGACCCGGCGGCGCCAGCTTCGTCGTGTGGAACCCGCCGGACTTCTCGCGGGACCTGCTGCCCAAGTACTTCAAGCACAACAACTTCTCCAGCTTCATCAGGCAGCTCAACACCTAC GGTTTCCGAAAAATTGATCCCGAGAGATGGGAATTTGCTAACGAGGACTTCATAAGGGGTCATACGCATCTTCTGAAAAACATCCACCGGCGCAAACCAGTGCACAGCCACTCTTTGCAGACCCAAGTGAACGGGCCATTAGCGGAGTCTGAAAGGCGGGAGCTAGAGGATGAGATCAACAGGCTCAAGTACGAGAAGAGCCTGCTCCTGGCAGATCTCCAGAGGCAGAACCAGCAGCAGTATGGGATCAACTGGCAGATGCAGTCGTTGGAGGACAGGTTGGTGCAAATGGAGCAGCGGCAGAGGAATATTGTAGCCTCCTTGTGCGACATCCTGCAGCGACACGGGGTTGTCTCAGGCTCAAGGATGGAGACAGACCGCTTCAGCAAGAAGAGGAGGGTTCCAAAGATCGATTTCTTTGTCGATGAACCGGCGGTCGAGGAACAGCAAGTGCCGTTCCTGCAGACATTGGGTGCAGAAACACCAAACATGTCTCCGATCCACCTTTTAAATGCTGAGCCATTTGAGAAGATGGAGCTGGCCTTGGTGTCACTGGAGAATTTCTTCCAGAGGGCAAGCCATGGGTCTGCTGAAGACATGTGCAGTGGTGGTGCTGAACTCAGCCCTGCTCTGACTGAGATGAATTCAGCACCAATGGACACTAACATAAATCAGCAGTTATCAGCTGGCCTGAATCCCTTTTCTTCGACCGCAGGGCATACCCATTCACCATCTCCCTTGGCAGAATCCTTGAGCTACGCGCAGAGTCCAATGCTGGCATTATCAGACCTCCATGAAGATGCCCATAGGACAGCTGAAGTCGACATGAACTCTGAAACCACAACCGGTGACACTTCACAAGAGACCACCAGTGAAACTGGAGGTTCCCATATGCCAGCCAAGGTGAACGATGTATTCTGGGAGCGGTTTCTCACAGGAGAGGCCGAGTCAGGAAGACAGCACGCTGATGATAAAGGCGAGGCAATAGAAGCAAAGGACGATATGAAGATTGCCATAGACTGCAGCAGTCTTAATCACCAAAACAATGTTGATCAGATTACTGAGCAGATGGGGCATCTTGATTCAGCTGAGAATGGCCCTGATTCAACTAGGAATGACTGA